From one Burkholderia latens genomic stretch:
- a CDS encoding arylsulfatase, which produces MKKSASPLFAFRFRVVCAAIAGALSLASCGGVDSNPPPQASAAPAPKRPNILYIMADDLGYSDIHAFGGEINTPNLDALVASGRILSNHHTGTVCAITRAMLISGTDHHLVGEGTMGVPTDERRGLPGYEGYLNDRALSFAQLLKDAGYHTYIAGKWHIGSGIVGSATGSGQTPDQWGFERSYVLLGGAATNHFAHEPAGSTNYTEDGRYVQPGQPGQPGGTGGSPAVFYSTDFYTQKLISYIDANRQDGKPFFAYAAYTSPHWPLQVPDPWLHKYAGVYDAGYDAIRNARIARQKALGLIPADFKPFDGLPETTSASPATANNGAANAKYISAVHSAADGYSDYGAGKVDKLWASLSPAERKAQARYMEIYAGMVENLDYNIGLLIQHLKDIGEYDNTFIMFQSDNGAEGWPIDSGADPTATDTANAQEPTYSALGTDNGKQNAQRLQYGLRWAEVSATPFRLTKGYSAEGGVSTPTIVRLPGQTRQLPTLRAFTHVTDNTATFLAVAGVTPPSQPAPPLVNTLTGVDRNKGKVVYNNRYVYPVTGQSLLPVLTGSASGEVHTTPFGDEAYGRAYLRSADGRWKALWTEPPLGPLDGHWQLYDLTADRGETTDVSAQNPSVIGTLVDQWKTYMSNVGGVEPLRPRGYY; this is translated from the coding sequence ATGAAAAAATCCGCTTCGCCGTTGTTTGCCTTTCGTTTCCGTGTGGTCTGCGCCGCGATCGCCGGCGCGCTGTCGCTCGCGTCGTGCGGCGGCGTCGACAGCAATCCGCCTCCGCAAGCCAGCGCGGCGCCGGCGCCCAAACGCCCGAACATCCTGTACATCATGGCCGACGATCTCGGCTATTCCGACATCCATGCATTCGGCGGCGAGATCAACACGCCGAACCTCGACGCGCTCGTCGCGTCGGGCCGCATCCTGTCGAATCATCACACCGGCACCGTGTGCGCGATCACGCGCGCGATGCTGATTTCCGGAACCGACCACCATCTCGTCGGCGAAGGCACGATGGGCGTCCCGACCGACGAACGTCGCGGCCTGCCCGGCTACGAAGGCTATCTGAACGATCGCGCGCTGTCGTTCGCACAACTGCTGAAGGATGCGGGCTATCACACGTACATCGCGGGCAAGTGGCACATCGGCTCGGGGATCGTCGGCAGTGCGACGGGCAGCGGGCAGACGCCGGACCAGTGGGGTTTCGAGCGCAGCTACGTGCTGCTCGGCGGCGCGGCGACGAACCACTTCGCGCACGAGCCGGCCGGCTCGACGAACTACACGGAAGACGGTCGCTACGTGCAGCCGGGTCAGCCCGGGCAGCCGGGCGGAACGGGTGGCAGCCCGGCCGTGTTCTATTCGACGGACTTCTATACGCAGAAGCTGATTTCGTACATCGATGCGAACAGGCAGGATGGCAAACCGTTCTTCGCGTACGCGGCGTACACGTCGCCGCACTGGCCGCTGCAGGTGCCGGACCCATGGCTGCACAAATACGCGGGCGTGTATGACGCCGGCTATGACGCGATCCGCAATGCGCGCATCGCGCGGCAGAAGGCGCTCGGCCTGATTCCCGCCGACTTCAAGCCGTTCGACGGTTTGCCGGAAACGACATCGGCGTCGCCCGCGACGGCGAACAACGGCGCCGCGAACGCGAAGTACATCAGCGCCGTGCATTCGGCTGCCGATGGCTACAGCGACTACGGCGCCGGCAAGGTCGACAAGCTGTGGGCCAGCCTGAGCCCCGCCGAGCGCAAGGCGCAAGCGCGCTACATGGAGATTTACGCCGGGATGGTCGAGAACCTCGACTACAACATCGGCCTGCTGATCCAGCACCTGAAGGACATCGGCGAATACGACAACACGTTCATCATGTTCCAGTCGGACAACGGCGCGGAAGGCTGGCCGATCGATTCCGGCGCGGACCCGACGGCGACCGACACCGCGAACGCGCAGGAGCCGACTTATTCGGCGCTCGGCACCGACAACGGCAAACAGAACGCGCAGCGGTTGCAGTACGGGCTGCGCTGGGCCGAAGTGAGCGCGACGCCGTTCCGGCTCACGAAGGGCTATTCGGCGGAGGGCGGCGTGTCGACGCCGACGATCGTGCGCCTGCCGGGCCAGACGCGGCAGTTGCCGACGCTGCGCGCGTTCACGCACGTGACCGACAACACGGCGACGTTCCTCGCGGTCGCAGGCGTCACGCCGCCGTCGCAGCCGGCGCCGCCGCTCGTGAACACGCTGACGGGCGTCGATCGGAACAAGGGCAAGGTCGTCTACAACAACCGCTACGTGTATCCGGTCACCGGCCAGTCGCTGCTGCCGGTGCTGACCGGTTCCGCGTCGGGAGAAGTGCATACGACGCCGTTCGGCGACGAAGCGTATGGCCGCGCCTACCTGCGCAGCGCCGACGGTCGCTGGAAGGCGTTGTGGACGGAGCCGCCGCTCGGGCCGCTCGACGGCCACTGGCAACTGTACGACCTGACGGCAGACCGCGGCGAGACGACGGACGTGTCAGCGCAGAACCCGTCGGTAATCGGCACGCTGGTCGACCAGTGGAAGACCTACATGAGCAACGTCGGCGGTGTGGAGCCGCTGCGTCCTCGCGGCTATTACTGA
- a CDS encoding formylglycine-generating enzyme family protein gives MRFRFLTLGAALAATLFAAAFAAGYASPPASAGGAFDDANRGRPLAPLGSEQQCERYSGLPAKWGDDPKAGMVHLRGGAFVFGSARGYADERPAGDGSARVGGFWIDQTDVTIAQFAAFVNATGYVTEAEQQGGAAVFHVPTRDELNARDLAWWTWVKGASWRQPHGPGSNVHGLGNLPVTLVTQRDALAYAKWLGRDLPTEAEWEYAGKAGRDDASLDAAPRDANGKPAANYWQGAFPVLDTAEDGHAGLAPVGCYAANGFHLYDMIGNAWEWTKDAYTGPHQSHTNGDTAAVAPPTRRHDTPMVIKGGSFLCSRDYCVRYRASSREQQEADLGASHIGFRTILRDPS, from the coding sequence ATGCGGTTTCGCTTCCTGACGCTCGGCGCGGCGCTCGCGGCCACGCTGTTCGCGGCCGCGTTCGCGGCCGGATATGCGAGCCCGCCGGCGTCGGCCGGTGGCGCGTTCGACGATGCGAATCGCGGGCGTCCGCTCGCGCCGCTCGGCTCCGAGCAGCAGTGCGAGCGCTATTCGGGCCTGCCTGCCAAATGGGGCGACGATCCGAAGGCGGGGATGGTGCACCTGCGCGGCGGCGCATTCGTGTTCGGCAGCGCGCGCGGCTATGCGGACGAGCGTCCGGCCGGCGACGGCAGCGCGCGCGTCGGTGGCTTCTGGATCGATCAGACCGACGTGACGATCGCGCAGTTCGCCGCGTTCGTGAACGCGACCGGCTACGTGACGGAGGCCGAACAGCAGGGCGGCGCGGCGGTGTTTCATGTGCCGACGCGCGACGAGCTGAATGCGCGCGATCTCGCGTGGTGGACGTGGGTGAAGGGCGCGTCGTGGCGCCAGCCGCACGGCCCCGGCAGCAACGTTCACGGGCTCGGCAACCTGCCCGTTACGCTCGTCACGCAGCGCGACGCACTCGCATATGCGAAGTGGCTCGGCCGCGATCTGCCGACCGAAGCCGAATGGGAATACGCGGGCAAGGCCGGCCGCGACGACGCATCGCTCGATGCGGCGCCGCGCGACGCGAACGGCAAGCCGGCCGCGAACTACTGGCAGGGAGCGTTCCCCGTGCTCGATACGGCCGAGGACGGTCATGCGGGCCTCGCGCCGGTCGGCTGCTATGCGGCAAACGGCTTCCATCTGTACGACATGATCGGCAATGCGTGGGAGTGGACGAAAGACGCGTACACCGGCCCGCATCAATCGCACACGAACGGCGACACGGCGGCCGTCGCACCGCCGACGCGCCGGCACGATACGCCGATGGTGATCAAGGGCGGCTCGTTCCTGTGCTCGCGCGATTACTGCGTGCGTTACCGCGCGTCGTCGCGCGAGCAGCAGGAAGCCGATCTCGGCGCGTCGCACATCGGGTTTCGCACGATTCTGAGGGATCCATCATGA
- a CDS encoding MetQ/NlpA family lipoprotein — translation MTRAMRRCIAALVAVACGFGGPGRACAADAATPAIRVGVTRGVHAEIMDQVKRVAAARGVGIDVVQFDDASRIDTALADGRIDAASFEDAQRLAAARAAKGYALTAVAPTVTLPMALYSRKLKSLNELQPGATVGLPADPRGMARALVLLQNDTLVTLRENAGLHATLRDVTGNRLALKFVALRRDRVNAALDSAAFVAIDSDDAARLGLQPARDSINLEDARSPYANVLTVRDADRAKPWVAQLVAAYHSDDVAHFILARYQDSVRRPW, via the coding sequence ATGACGCGGGCGATGAGGCGTTGCATCGCCGCGTTGGTGGCCGTCGCGTGCGGCTTCGGCGGTCCCGGCCGAGCCTGCGCCGCGGACGCGGCGACGCCGGCGATACGCGTCGGCGTCACACGCGGCGTGCATGCCGAGATCATGGACCAGGTTAAGCGCGTCGCCGCCGCGCGCGGCGTCGGCATCGACGTGGTGCAGTTTGACGACGCGTCGCGCATCGATACTGCGCTCGCCGACGGCCGGATCGATGCGGCGAGCTTCGAGGACGCGCAGCGCCTCGCTGCGGCGCGCGCGGCAAAGGGCTATGCATTGACCGCCGTCGCACCGACCGTCACGCTGCCGATGGCGCTGTATTCGCGCAAGCTGAAGAGTCTGAACGAACTGCAGCCCGGCGCGACGGTCGGCCTTCCCGCCGACCCGCGCGGGATGGCGCGGGCGCTTGTGCTGCTGCAGAACGATACGCTGGTCACGCTGCGCGAAAACGCGGGCCTGCATGCGACACTGCGCGACGTAACCGGCAACCGGCTCGCGCTGAAATTCGTCGCGCTGCGCCGAGATCGCGTTAATGCGGCGCTGGATTCGGCTGCGTTCGTCGCGATCGACAGCGACGATGCCGCGCGCCTGGGCCTGCAACCGGCCCGGGACAGCATCAATCTCGAAGACGCGCGCTCGCCGTACGCGAACGTGTTGACCGTGCGCGACGCGGATCGTGCGAAACCCTGGGTCGCGCAGTTGGTGGCCGCGTATCACTCGGACGACGTCGCGCATTTCATCCTCGCGCGCTATCAGGATTCGGTGCGGCGGCCGTGGTAA
- a CDS encoding flagellin N-methylase, with amino-acid sequence MVSDYRLACHACGRCCNSAPTLSLRELFRHRHTFVGALTIGRVPKLRVGERLHAQRHGDVLDPEDVAASHALADTLFHRATGAGGEWIALTLQGYDYPSLARCPALADDGRCRVHAGKPSICGAVPLDPMLPDRLQSRVLARRRDETAWLGAHCIVGTEDGGTASIDASQTIPLLKDGMLVDRAALDTFRHSLVFERAVWRDAVFASLSDGGPQVRQALARLAPGGYLTMSIVPVLLAAASVSTHCRALCIDFVDAQRALIEQRLEAALARRRLDDRPVSRELRGFAAALERARHVLAAVPETAASRASLDARRIEAWLDDRNGIDADACAQPHPGQPA; translated from the coding sequence GTGGTAAGCGATTACCGTCTCGCGTGCCATGCGTGCGGGCGCTGCTGCAACAGCGCGCCGACGTTGTCGTTGCGCGAACTGTTCAGGCATCGGCATACGTTCGTCGGTGCGCTGACGATCGGTCGCGTGCCGAAGCTGCGCGTCGGCGAGCGGTTGCACGCGCAGCGGCATGGCGACGTGCTCGATCCGGAGGATGTCGCCGCTTCGCACGCGCTTGCCGACACGTTGTTCCATCGCGCGACGGGCGCCGGCGGCGAATGGATCGCGCTGACGCTGCAAGGCTACGATTATCCGTCGCTCGCGCGGTGCCCGGCACTGGCCGACGATGGCCGCTGCCGTGTGCATGCCGGCAAGCCGTCGATTTGCGGCGCGGTGCCGCTCGATCCGATGCTGCCCGATCGCTTGCAGTCGCGCGTCCTCGCCCGGCGGCGGGACGAAACGGCATGGCTGGGCGCGCACTGTATCGTCGGCACGGAAGACGGCGGCACGGCTTCCATCGATGCATCGCAGACGATTCCGCTGTTGAAGGACGGGATGCTCGTCGATCGCGCCGCACTCGACACGTTCCGCCATTCGCTCGTGTTCGAGCGCGCGGTGTGGCGTGACGCGGTGTTCGCGTCGCTGAGCGACGGCGGGCCGCAGGTCCGTCAGGCGTTAGCGCGGCTCGCACCCGGCGGTTATCTGACGATGTCGATCGTGCCGGTGCTGCTGGCAGCCGCATCGGTGTCCACGCATTGTCGTGCGTTGTGCATCGACTTCGTCGACGCCCAGCGCGCGCTGATCGAACAGCGGCTCGAAGCCGCGCTCGCACGCCGGCGTCTCGACGATCGTCCGGTGTCGCGCGAACTGCGCGGCTTCGCAGCGGCCCTCGAACGTGCGCGGCATGTGCTCGCTGCGGTGCCGGAAACTGCCGCGTCGCGTGCGAGCCTCGATGCGCGTCGCATCGAAGCATGGCTCGATGATCGAAACGGCATCGACGCCGACGCGTGCGCGCAGCCTCACCCCGGGCAGCCGGCGTGA
- a CDS encoding LysR family transcriptional regulator: MNTRFLETFVTLAKLRNFRTTAAALHATPAAISQRLKALEDELQTVLVDRDSRAFRLTPNGEYLLGYAKAVVEATHELQAAAAGESALRGKLRLGVIETVVHSWLPHYLRRLAADYPQLEIDLTVDVSVVLQRRLMAGELDLIIRVEGSDEASVICDALANYPVRWIARAGLLPNARTGLARQVLRQPILTYGRGTAPHRALEDIVRTLAHAHGVPLSETRITGSPSISVIVQLVRDGFGVAAIPVLFVDALIASGEVVELPLQPSPPSIVVSMSRRADAPKFVHGASIAARAACHEYCGKSNRLLVEAL; the protein is encoded by the coding sequence ATGAACACGCGTTTTCTCGAAACCTTCGTCACGCTCGCGAAGCTGCGCAATTTCCGCACGACGGCCGCCGCGCTGCACGCGACGCCGGCCGCGATCTCGCAGCGCCTGAAGGCGCTCGAGGACGAATTGCAGACCGTGCTCGTCGACCGCGACAGCCGCGCGTTCCGGCTCACGCCGAACGGCGAATATCTGCTCGGCTATGCGAAGGCCGTCGTCGAGGCCACGCACGAGCTTCAGGCCGCCGCGGCAGGCGAAAGCGCGCTGCGCGGCAAGCTGCGGCTCGGCGTGATCGAGACGGTCGTGCATAGCTGGTTGCCGCATTACCTGCGCCGCCTCGCCGCCGACTATCCGCAGCTCGAGATCGACCTGACCGTCGACGTCAGCGTCGTGCTGCAGCGGCGGCTGATGGCGGGCGAGCTCGATCTGATCATTCGCGTGGAAGGCAGCGACGAGGCGTCGGTGATCTGCGACGCGCTGGCGAACTATCCGGTGCGCTGGATCGCGCGCGCGGGGCTGCTGCCGAACGCGCGCACGGGCCTCGCGCGGCAGGTGCTGCGCCAGCCGATCCTCACCTACGGGCGCGGCACCGCGCCGCATCGCGCGCTCGAGGACATCGTGCGCACGCTCGCGCACGCGCACGGCGTGCCGCTGTCGGAAACGCGGATCACCGGTTCGCCGTCGATCTCGGTGATCGTGCAGCTCGTGCGCGACGGGTTCGGCGTCGCCGCGATTCCGGTGCTGTTCGTGGATGCATTGATCGCGAGCGGCGAGGTCGTCGAGCTGCCGCTGCAGCCGTCGCCGCCGTCGATCGTCGTGTCGATGTCACGGCGGGCCGATGCGCCGAAGTTCGTGCACGGCGCGTCGATCGCGGCGCGCGCCGCGTGTCACGAGTATTGCGGGAAGAGCAACCGGTTGCTGGTCGAGGCGCTTTGA
- a CDS encoding putative hydro-lyase, whose amino-acid sequence MTPSEFRQSVRSGAFRNPTAGQCGPFAQANLAILPNAHAHDFLRFCQANPKACPLLGVGEPGAFRVAVLGEDLDIRTDVPSYNVYRNGVLTERVDSLEALWRDDFVVFAIGCSFSFEDMLAREGIGLRHIEEGRNVPMYRTSIPNRRAGIFGGQLVVSMRPLRGADAIRAVQITSRFPGVHGAPVHIGHPEALGIADLGAPDFGDAVTVRDGELPVFWACGVTPQTALMEAKLPLAIAHTPGYMLMTDITNASLAVF is encoded by the coding sequence ATGACGCCTTCCGAATTCCGCCAGTCCGTACGCAGCGGCGCGTTCCGCAATCCGACAGCCGGCCAGTGCGGCCCGTTCGCGCAAGCGAATCTCGCAATCCTGCCGAACGCGCATGCGCACGATTTCCTGCGCTTCTGTCAGGCGAATCCGAAGGCGTGTCCGCTGCTCGGCGTCGGCGAACCGGGTGCGTTCCGCGTCGCCGTGCTCGGCGAGGATCTGGACATCCGCACCGACGTGCCGAGCTACAACGTGTACAGGAATGGCGTGTTGACGGAGCGCGTCGATTCGCTCGAGGCGTTGTGGCGCGACGACTTCGTCGTGTTCGCGATCGGTTGCTCGTTTTCGTTCGAGGACATGCTGGCGCGCGAAGGGATCGGACTGCGGCATATCGAGGAAGGGCGCAACGTGCCGATGTACCGCACGTCGATCCCGAACCGCCGCGCGGGAATCTTCGGCGGCCAGCTGGTCGTGTCGATGCGGCCGCTGCGCGGCGCCGACGCGATACGCGCGGTGCAGATCACGAGCCGGTTTCCCGGCGTGCATGGCGCGCCGGTCCATATCGGCCACCCTGAAGCGCTGGGCATCGCCGATCTCGGCGCGCCCGATTTCGGCGACGCGGTAACGGTGCGCGACGGCGAGCTGCCGGTGTTCTGGGCGTGCGGCGTGACGCCGCAAACCGCGCTGATGGAAGCGAAGCTGCCGCTCGCGATCGCGCATACGCCCGGCTACATGCTGATGACCGACATCACGAACGCGTCGCTGGCCGTGTTCTGA
- a CDS encoding MFS transporter, with protein MESKTLAAPAAEPAGPARNGLFGWYAHAQPRERRAFWSCKVGYMLDGMDTQMLSFVIPTLVATWGISLADAGFIGTMTLLASALGGWIAGILSDRIGRVRTLQLTVLWFAVFTALCGLAQNYHQLLAARALMGFGFGGEWTAGAVLIGEVIRARDRGKAVGLVQSGWAIGWGLSALLYALLFSVLPAEQAWRALFLVGLAPALLVVVIRRYVKEPDVYEKEKAAQAKGADAPRFTEIFAPKLLSTTLRAALLTTGAQGGYYAITTWLPTFLKTERHLTVMGTGGYLATIIIGSWIGYLTSAYLTDRVGRKPNFILFALGSMVIAFAYTSPALHLTDSSMLWLGFPLGFFASGIFSGMGAFLTELFPTRVRGSGQGFCYNVGRAVGALFPFLIGALAKHYGLGASIGIFAVAAYGVMIVAALTLPETRGRELDAA; from the coding sequence ATGGAAAGCAAGACCCTCGCGGCGCCCGCCGCCGAGCCCGCGGGCCCCGCGCGCAACGGCCTGTTCGGATGGTATGCGCACGCGCAGCCGCGCGAGCGGCGCGCGTTCTGGAGCTGCAAGGTCGGCTACATGCTCGACGGGATGGACACGCAGATGCTGTCGTTCGTGATCCCGACGCTCGTCGCGACGTGGGGCATCTCGCTCGCGGATGCCGGCTTCATCGGCACGATGACGCTGCTCGCGTCGGCGCTCGGCGGCTGGATCGCGGGCATCCTGTCCGACCGGATCGGCCGCGTGCGCACGCTGCAACTGACGGTGCTGTGGTTCGCGGTGTTCACCGCGCTGTGCGGGCTTGCGCAGAACTACCACCAGCTGCTCGCCGCGCGCGCGCTGATGGGCTTCGGCTTCGGCGGCGAGTGGACAGCGGGCGCCGTGCTGATCGGCGAGGTGATCCGTGCACGCGATCGCGGCAAGGCGGTCGGGCTCGTGCAGTCGGGCTGGGCGATCGGCTGGGGGCTGTCGGCGCTGCTGTATGCGCTGCTGTTCTCGGTGCTGCCGGCCGAGCAGGCGTGGCGTGCGCTGTTCCTCGTCGGCCTCGCGCCGGCGCTGCTGGTGGTCGTGATCCGCCGCTACGTGAAGGAGCCGGACGTCTACGAAAAAGAGAAGGCCGCGCAGGCGAAAGGCGCCGACGCGCCGCGCTTCACGGAAATCTTTGCGCCGAAGCTGCTGTCGACGACATTGCGCGCGGCACTGCTGACGACCGGCGCGCAGGGCGGCTACTACGCGATCACGACGTGGCTGCCGACGTTCCTGAAGACCGAGCGGCACCTGACCGTGATGGGCACCGGCGGCTATCTCGCGACGATCATCATCGGTTCGTGGATCGGCTATCTGACGAGCGCCTATCTGACCGACCGCGTCGGCCGCAAGCCGAACTTCATCCTGTTCGCGCTCGGCTCGATGGTGATCGCGTTCGCCTACACGTCGCCGGCGCTGCATCTCACCGATTCGTCGATGCTGTGGCTCGGGTTCCCGCTCGGCTTCTTCGCATCGGGCATCTTCTCCGGGATGGGCGCGTTCCTGACCGAGCTGTTCCCGACGCGCGTGCGCGGGTCGGGGCAAGGCTTCTGCTACAACGTCGGCCGTGCGGTCGGCGCGCTGTTCCCGTTCCTGATCGGTGCGCTGGCGAAACACTACGGGCTCGGCGCGAGCATCGGCATCTTCGCGGTTGCCGCGTACGGCGTGATGATCGTCGCCGCGCTGACGCTGCCCGAAACGCGCGGCCGCGAGCTCGACGCCGCATAA